From Magnolia sinica isolate HGM2019 chromosome 13, MsV1, whole genome shotgun sequence, one genomic window encodes:
- the LOC131223695 gene encoding arogenate dehydrogenase 2, chloroplastic-like yields MCTLLPTFHHSKLHHPRLPLNNYSSHSFHSSPLTLSAAPRTSQHHTIQIRALDAAQPYDYESQICTNFQNNAKLKIGIIGFGNYGQFLAKTITKQGHTVLAHSRSDYSETARKLGVSFFSDPDDLCEEHPDVILLCTSIISTKVVLSSLPTQRLKRSTLFVDVLSVKEFPKNLFLQILPREFDILCTHPMFGPESGKNGWKGLPFVYDKVRIGTDELRSNRCERFLNIFAQEGCKMVEMSCVDHDKYAAGTQFITHTVGRVLGKLGLQSTPINTKGYEVLLELVENTSGDSYELYYGLFMYNTSATEQLERLEMAFDALKKQLFGQLHDILRKQLFDSNGGLDDTSSTETKLEASAMKETIP; encoded by the coding sequence ATGTGCACCCTCCTCCCTACTTTTCACCACTCCAAACTCCACCACCCCCGTCTGCCTTTAAACAACTATTCTTCTCACTCCTTTCACTCTTCGCCTCTTACCCTCAGTGCAGCCCCTCGTACATCACAACATCACACAATCCAAATCAGAGCTCTTGATGCGGCCCAGCcatatgattatgaatctcaGATCTGTACCAACTTCCAAAACAATGCCAAACTCAAAATTGGAATCATAGGCTTCGGCAACTATGGCCAATTCCTTGCCAAGACCATCACCAAACAGGGTCACACCGTCCTGGCACATTCCCGCTCCGACTACTCCGAAACTGCTCGCAAGCTGGGTGTATCATTTTTTTCCGATCCCGATGACCTCTGTGAGGAACATCCAGATGTGATACTCCTCTGCACTTCCATAATCTCCACCAAGGTTGTACTCTCTTCACTCCCAACCCAGAGACTTAAACGAAGCACCCTTTTCGTTGATGTCCTCTCTGTAAAAGAATTCCCTAAAAACCTCTTTCTTCAAATACTTCCTCGTGAATTTGACATTCTTTGTACTCACCCCATGTTTGGGCCAGAGAGTGGAAAAAACGGGTGGAAAGGTCTCCCTTTCGTCTACGACAAGGTGAGGATTGGAACCGATGAGTTGAGATCAAACCGCTGCGAACGCTTTTTGAATATCTTCGCACAGGAGGGGTGTAAGATGGTGGAGATGTCCTGCGTGGACCATGATAAATATGCTGCTGGGACACAGTTTATAACCCACACGGTGGGTCGGGTGCTGGGGAAGTTGGGTCTGCAGTCGACGCCAATAAATACAAAAGGGTATGAGGTATTATTGGAGTTAGTGGAGAATACATCAGGCGATAGCTACGAGCTTTACTACGGTCTGTTCATGTACAATACAAGTGCAACAGAGCAGCTGGAGAGGTTGGAGATGGCATTTGATGCACTGAAAAAGCAGCTTTTTGGGCAGTTGCATGATATACTGAGGAAACAGTTGTTTGACAGTAATGGGGGATTGGACGATACCAGTTCGACAGAAACGAAGCTTGAAGCTTCTGCTATGAAGGAGACAATACCTTGA